In the genome of Nitrospira japonica, one region contains:
- a CDS encoding methyltransferase family protein, with protein MLTRLELRIPPVALVFLFAALMWVVSIYSTFTFALPWRSALAALVGIAGSAIMLSGVLSFRRAKTTVNPLTPEAATTMVTSGIYRFTRNPMYLGFLLVLTGWAIYLSNLPAFALLPLFVWYLNRFQIVPEERVLGVKFPQTFTAYTTSVRRWI; from the coding sequence ATGCTCACGAGGCTCGAATTAAGAATACCTCCGGTGGCGCTCGTATTTCTGTTTGCCGCGCTGATGTGGGTCGTGTCGATCTATTCGACGTTTACCTTCGCATTGCCATGGCGATCGGCGCTTGCCGCTCTTGTAGGCATCGCCGGGTCCGCGATCATGCTATCCGGCGTGTTGTCGTTCCGCCGGGCAAAGACCACCGTCAATCCGCTCACGCCGGAGGCCGCGACGACCATGGTCACCTCCGGCATCTACCGCTTCACCCGTAACCCGATGTATCTCGGATTTCTTCTGGTTCTCACCGGCTGGGCGATTTATCTGTCGAACCTGCCGGCCTTCGCGCTCCTTCCCCTCTTCGTGTGGTACCTGAATCGATTTCAAATCGTGCCAGAGGAAAGAGTCTTGGGCGTCAAGTTTCCCCAAACGTTCACGGCGTACACGACGTCTGTCCGCCGATGGATCTGA
- a CDS encoding VOC family protein: MKNKVVMFEIPASDFKKAKEFYEAVFDWKVELCGDEGAMALTTAADKEYNPTELGGINGGFYRRKSKSDQPSCGVETESIDETLEAIKKAGGKVVTPKHPIEEWGFMADFADPDGNVLALWEKKKQ, translated from the coding sequence ATGAAGAATAAAGTGGTGATGTTTGAAATTCCAGCGTCGGATTTCAAAAAGGCCAAGGAGTTTTATGAAGCGGTGTTCGACTGGAAGGTGGAGTTGTGTGGTGACGAAGGTGCCATGGCGCTCACGACAGCCGCGGACAAGGAGTACAATCCGACTGAACTCGGGGGGATTAACGGCGGATTTTACCGACGAAAGTCCAAATCCGACCAGCCATCTTGCGGAGTGGAAACGGAATCGATCGATGAGACACTCGAGGCGATAAAGAAAGCAGGAGGCAAGGTGGTGACCCCGAAGCATCCCATCGAGGAGTGGGGTTTCATGGCCGACTTTGCCGATCCCGACGGAAATGTTCTCGCGCTGTGGGAGAAGAAAAAACAGTAG
- a CDS encoding alpha/beta fold hydrolase: MPYVTVGKENSGNIELYYEDHGSGKPVVLIHGYPLSGASWEKQVPRLLDAGYRVITYDRRGFGKSSQPTGGYNYDTFADDLHTLIRSLTLRDFSLVGFSMGGGEIARYFGNYGSDGASKAVIIGGIPPFLLKTADNPEGVDGGVFDGIKKAVAGDRYAFFSEFFKNFYNTDLLLGKRVSDEAVRASWNLAAGASATASVACVSTWIEDFRKDLAGLDVPTLVIHGDNDRIVPLAASGQRTAALVKGARLVVVKGGPHCITWTHAEEVTAELLNFLGGEG, from the coding sequence ATGCCATACGTGACAGTCGGAAAAGAGAACTCCGGCAATATCGAGCTTTACTATGAAGACCATGGATCCGGTAAGCCGGTGGTGCTGATCCACGGATACCCACTGAGCGGCGCCTCCTGGGAAAAACAGGTCCCGAGGCTGCTGGATGCCGGATACCGCGTCATCACGTATGATCGCCGAGGATTCGGCAAATCCAGCCAGCCGACCGGGGGCTATAACTATGACACGTTTGCGGATGACCTACACACGCTGATCAGGTCTTTGACCCTGCGAGACTTCTCGCTGGTCGGCTTTTCCATGGGCGGAGGGGAAATCGCCCGTTATTTCGGAAACTACGGATCCGACGGCGCGAGCAAGGCCGTCATCATCGGAGGCATCCCGCCGTTCTTGCTCAAGACCGCAGACAATCCCGAAGGGGTCGACGGCGGTGTGTTCGACGGCATCAAGAAGGCGGTAGCCGGAGACCGCTATGCGTTTTTCAGCGAGTTCTTCAAGAATTTCTACAATACGGACCTGCTCCTCGGGAAACGCGTCAGTGACGAAGCCGTGCGCGCCAGTTGGAACCTTGCAGCCGGTGCGTCGGCCACCGCGAGTGTGGCCTGTGTGTCGACCTGGATCGAGGACTTCCGGAAGGATCTGGCGGGCCTGGATGTGCCGACGCTCGTCATCCACGGTGACAATGATCGCATCGTTCCGCTTGCCGCCTCCGGACAACGGACGGCTGCCCTCGTCAAAGGGGCCCGCCTGGTGGTGGTGAAAGGAGGGCCACACTGCATCACCTGGACTCATGCGGAGGAAGTCACGGCCGAATTGCTGAATTTCCTGGGTGGAGAAGGCTAG
- a CDS encoding DEAD/DEAH box helicase, translating into MPLRFAGSLPQPDVIVTSIVRQREQALAQHPSGRTRAVRSLATWTAALREWQARAVEAVLSHPAADFLAMATPASGKTRFALRVAHDYMLSGRARRILVVCPTNHLRTQWADAAGTIGLHLDPALTNEQTREAADYHGAVVTYQQVALAPNVFQRGCAAGSTLVILDELHHAADGRHWGKALRQAFDGAVFRLVLSGTPFRSDNHPIPFVRYEQGESRADFAYGYTEAIRDRVCRPILFPSYEGDLSWLSEGREHRATFEDGLTFERQRERLKTALLQDSWLGPVVADAHRQLTQLRKQEHPDAAGLIVSMDQDHARWVAALVERWTGTKAAVAVSDDPSASRTITAFAERSQQQWLVAVNMVSEGVDIPRLRVGVYGTNVLTEMYFRQVVGRFVRMQPQVPAPQRAWLYLPKDPVLVRYARQIKAERDHVLEEIMPAGQRDLFDRVTVSVKEYAPLHAVARVDSLIGDDEARTDDAAAPVPEVPLHDRKRDLRDLHRLLVGSVARMAGIDHRRLNAELISRTGSRVDQATLDQLEKRIQLLQRWRDRGYDGKR; encoded by the coding sequence ATGCCCCTTCGGTTTGCCGGCTCCTTGCCGCAACCTGATGTGATCGTCACCTCCATCGTTCGGCAACGAGAGCAAGCATTGGCACAGCATCCCTCGGGTCGGACGCGAGCCGTCCGGTCTCTCGCTACCTGGACCGCCGCCCTTCGAGAGTGGCAAGCACGAGCCGTGGAGGCCGTGCTGTCGCATCCTGCTGCGGATTTTCTGGCCATGGCCACACCGGCGTCGGGGAAGACCCGCTTTGCCCTGCGGGTGGCGCACGACTATATGCTCTCGGGCAGGGCGCGGCGGATCCTGGTCGTCTGTCCGACGAATCACCTGCGAACCCAGTGGGCCGACGCGGCCGGAACGATCGGCTTGCATCTCGATCCGGCGCTGACGAATGAACAGACCCGCGAGGCCGCGGATTATCACGGCGCGGTCGTCACGTATCAACAGGTGGCCCTCGCCCCGAATGTATTCCAACGGGGTTGCGCCGCCGGATCCACCCTCGTGATCCTCGATGAGTTGCACCATGCGGCGGACGGCCGTCACTGGGGCAAGGCGTTGCGCCAGGCGTTCGACGGGGCGGTGTTTCGCCTGGTGTTGTCGGGAACGCCGTTTCGTTCGGACAATCATCCCATCCCCTTTGTCCGTTACGAGCAGGGCGAGAGCCGTGCCGACTTCGCCTACGGTTATACGGAAGCCATCCGGGACCGAGTGTGCCGTCCGATCCTATTTCCCAGCTATGAAGGCGACCTCAGTTGGCTTTCGGAGGGGCGCGAGCACCGGGCGACCTTTGAAGACGGCCTCACCTTCGAGCGTCAACGTGAGCGCTTGAAGACAGCGTTGCTTCAGGACAGCTGGTTGGGTCCTGTGGTGGCGGACGCGCACCGGCAGCTGACGCAGCTTCGTAAGCAGGAGCATCCGGACGCGGCGGGGCTCATCGTCAGCATGGATCAAGACCATGCGCGGTGGGTGGCCGCGCTCGTGGAGCGGTGGACCGGGACGAAGGCGGCCGTCGCGGTTTCGGACGATCCTTCGGCCAGCCGGACCATCACGGCCTTCGCGGAGCGGTCGCAGCAGCAGTGGCTCGTGGCGGTGAACATGGTGAGTGAAGGTGTCGACATTCCGCGGTTACGAGTGGGCGTGTACGGGACCAACGTCCTGACCGAAATGTATTTTCGCCAGGTCGTCGGGCGGTTCGTCCGCATGCAGCCGCAGGTGCCGGCGCCGCAACGGGCATGGCTCTACTTGCCCAAGGACCCGGTGTTGGTGCGGTATGCCAGGCAGATCAAGGCGGAGCGCGATCACGTCCTCGAGGAGATCATGCCGGCCGGCCAGCGGGATTTGTTCGACCGGGTGACGGTTTCGGTCAAAGAATATGCTCCGCTGCATGCCGTCGCCCGGGTCGACTCCCTTATCGGGGACGATGAGGCCCGAACGGACGACGCGGCCGCTCCGGTTCCCGAAGTTCCCCTGCACGATCGCAAGCGCGACCTGAGAGATCTTCATCGCCTGCTGGTGGGAAGCGTGGCTCGCATGGCGGGCATCGATCACCGGCGCTTGAATGCCGAACTCATTTCCCGCACCGGCAGCCGGGTGGACCAAGCCACGTTGGATCAGCTCGAAAAGCGCATCCAACTCCTGCAGCGGTGGCGCGATCGCGGCTACGACGGGAAACGCTAG
- a CDS encoding adenosine deaminase — protein MNAELLQLAQRMPKAELHLHIEGSLEPELLFRLADRNGIRLNYPDVNALRAAYAFNNLQEFLDIYYIGMSVLREEEDFYDLTWAYLERVHRDNVVHVEIFFDSQAHLDRGIPLEVQIGGIRRALRDGLAQLGISSKLILSFLRHLPEAHALETLALAQPFLDQLDGFGLDSSEIGHPPEQFARVFARCRELGFRVTAHAGEEGPAEYVRQALDLLRVDRIDHGNHSLDDAALVRRLTAEGKILTVCPLSNLKLRVVQTMDRHPILTMLERGLKATVNSDDPAYFGGYVNDNYRALIAHLPVTREDLYRLARNSFEGAWISEEAKATYLDELDRAFATDRRGARDMSRRVAGRAI, from the coding sequence ATGAACGCGGAATTGCTTCAGCTGGCACAGCGGATGCCCAAGGCCGAACTGCACTTGCACATCGAAGGCAGTCTGGAGCCGGAATTGTTGTTCCGTCTCGCCGACCGGAACGGCATCCGGCTCAACTATCCGGATGTGAATGCCTTGCGTGCGGCCTACGCCTTCAACAATCTGCAGGAATTTCTGGACATCTATTACATCGGCATGTCGGTCCTGCGGGAGGAGGAAGACTTCTACGACCTCACGTGGGCATATCTGGAGCGGGTTCATCGGGACAATGTGGTGCACGTGGAGATCTTCTTCGACTCGCAGGCCCATTTGGATCGCGGGATTCCGCTGGAGGTTCAGATCGGCGGCATTCGCCGTGCGTTGCGGGACGGTCTGGCGCAGTTGGGCATCAGCTCCAAACTGATCCTGTCATTTCTACGTCACCTGCCCGAAGCCCATGCCTTGGAGACCCTCGCGCTGGCCCAGCCGTTTCTGGATCAGCTGGATGGGTTCGGGCTGGATTCCTCGGAAATCGGCCACCCACCGGAACAGTTCGCGCGAGTCTTCGCCCGTTGCCGGGAACTCGGCTTTCGGGTGACGGCTCATGCCGGAGAGGAAGGGCCGGCAGAATATGTCCGACAGGCCTTGGATCTCTTGCGCGTGGATCGCATCGATCACGGCAACCACTCGCTGGATGATGCCGCGCTGGTGCGACGCCTGACGGCGGAAGGCAAGATTCTCACCGTCTGCCCTCTGTCCAATCTCAAGCTACGCGTGGTGCAGACCATGGATCGACACCCGATACTGACCATGCTCGAGCGGGGGCTGAAGGCGACCGTCAATTCGGACGACCCTGCCTATTTCGGCGGGTACGTGAACGACAATTACCGTGCACTGATTGCGCACCTGCCGGTCACCCGCGAGGACCTGTACCGACTGGCGCGCAATTCTTTTGAAGGGGCATGGATCAGCGAAGAAGCGAAAGCCACGTACCTGGATGAACTCGACAGGGCATTTGCGACAGATCGACGAGGCGCCCGTGACATGTCGCGGCGCGTGGCAGGCCGCGCAATCTGA
- a CDS encoding cation:proton antiporter domain-containing protein codes for MNPYLSLPHMVVAITLLLTISAVMIPLARWLGIGPELGLLLSGVILGSSHVLNASQVERLADISQLGVTFFLFVIGLEVDPRKVWSLRRYAFGLGTAQLIGTGLAMMLYWRFFSPSWSLALLLGLVVSNSSTALVLQLLKGKGELEQEYGQAALALLLFQDLTVVPILALLPVFAGTGSAEHFVWWDAVYAVGVMVIIYAVGRYLWPRLLHRVAGPNFEETFTAVLFIALFGSAWLASAAGLSMAMGAFIAGVSLGGSEYRHRLEGEVLPLKNLLLGLFFVSVGLTVNFNVLSGHVEKILLHIVAIVVIKIVVLYLAARAMSMQHGPAARMSFLLAQGSEFAFVVLGTLLALGTETPVQFSIGIIVVATTMVMTPWLNAIGIRWSRWDSPLVPTRKR; via the coding sequence GTGAACCCCTATCTGTCCTTGCCGCACATGGTCGTAGCCATCACGTTGCTGCTCACCATCAGTGCCGTCATGATTCCTCTGGCCCGGTGGCTTGGGATTGGTCCCGAACTGGGGTTGTTGCTCTCCGGGGTCATTTTGGGATCATCGCATGTACTCAATGCCAGCCAGGTAGAACGCCTAGCGGACATTTCGCAACTCGGCGTGACATTCTTTCTCTTTGTGATCGGGCTCGAGGTCGATCCTCGGAAAGTCTGGTCGCTGCGACGCTATGCCTTTGGCCTCGGAACCGCTCAGCTGATCGGAACCGGTCTGGCGATGATGTTGTATTGGCGCTTCTTTTCGCCTTCCTGGTCCCTTGCGCTCCTGCTGGGACTCGTCGTGTCCAACTCCTCCACAGCGCTCGTACTCCAGCTTCTGAAAGGGAAGGGCGAACTGGAGCAGGAATATGGACAGGCGGCCCTGGCCTTGCTGTTATTTCAGGATCTGACCGTGGTGCCGATTCTTGCCTTGCTGCCGGTGTTTGCCGGTACCGGATCAGCAGAACACTTCGTATGGTGGGATGCCGTCTATGCGGTGGGAGTCATGGTCATCATCTACGCCGTTGGCCGGTACCTCTGGCCTCGGCTTCTGCACCGAGTGGCGGGCCCAAATTTTGAGGAAACATTCACGGCCGTCCTTTTCATCGCCCTGTTCGGCAGCGCGTGGCTCGCCTCTGCGGCCGGTCTTTCGATGGCCATGGGAGCGTTTATCGCGGGTGTATCACTGGGCGGTTCGGAGTATCGGCATCGATTGGAAGGAGAGGTCTTGCCTCTCAAGAATCTCTTGCTCGGCCTCTTTTTTGTCTCGGTGGGACTGACGGTCAATTTCAATGTGCTGAGCGGGCATGTCGAAAAAATCCTGCTTCACATCGTGGCCATCGTCGTGATCAAGATCGTCGTGTTATATCTGGCCGCCCGTGCAATGAGCATGCAACATGGTCCGGCGGCTCGCATGTCTTTTCTCCTGGCCCAAGGCAGCGAATTCGCGTTCGTGGTCCTTGGCACGTTACTCGCGCTCGGCACAGAAACGCCGGTTCAATTCTCCATCGGCATCATTGTCGTCGCGACCACGATGGTCATGACGCCATGGCTGAATGCGATTGGAATTCGCTGGAGTCGTTGGGACTCACCGTTGGTTCCGACGAGGAAGAGGTGA
- a CDS encoding cation:proton antiporter, which yields MADETTDSGTTNKLPTHAAAGVPSSPNSHISPSTTIAGRLANAVVGLTLWDGLIILSIIIALGAFLVEWQRGLVMEYFRQGRPFDRFAVVLIALVFLPQQFERIKLPGMLGLILGGVLLGPYGLALILKVGEVGQFFSELGRVFLMFVCGLEINLSDFRRYARPSTLFGIATFLGPMIGGFALGLTFGYGINASVLIGSLLASHTLLGFPIIDKLGLLRQPFALTTIGATIFTDIAALLVLAVCLSVHMSGVLDWGALFGLFGSLAVYSVFVMGAIPRIGNYYFRIHHADEIGQFQFILAVIVICAVGAKLIGLEDIVGAFLCGIAVNQVLHHGAAREKIEFLGKGLFIPAFLMAVGATLDLPAFFRTFSTGLSFVIGIIIVLCLGKFAAAYLTGWVYRYGRAERLSMWALSLPQLAATLAATVTAYNSINAAGERLIGEQVVNAVIVLMVLTATLGPVLTEWFGRQVPRDSVSDSSPSRT from the coding sequence ATGGCCGACGAGACGACGGACAGCGGCACCACAAACAAATTACCGACCCACGCCGCCGCCGGCGTTCCCTCTTCACCGAACTCACACATATCTCCTTCCACCACCATAGCGGGCCGGCTGGCGAATGCGGTGGTTGGCCTCACGCTCTGGGACGGCTTGATCATTCTCTCGATCATCATTGCGCTCGGGGCCTTCCTCGTAGAATGGCAGCGAGGATTGGTCATGGAATATTTTCGTCAAGGCCGGCCGTTCGACCGATTCGCCGTCGTGCTTATTGCCCTCGTCTTCCTGCCTCAGCAGTTTGAACGGATCAAGTTGCCGGGCATGCTCGGGTTGATCCTGGGCGGCGTGTTGCTGGGGCCCTATGGTTTGGCCCTGATTCTCAAGGTGGGGGAGGTGGGCCAATTCTTCAGCGAGCTGGGTCGCGTGTTTCTCATGTTCGTCTGCGGCCTCGAAATCAACTTGAGCGACTTTCGACGATATGCGAGGCCGTCGACCCTATTCGGTATCGCCACCTTCTTGGGGCCCATGATTGGAGGGTTCGCGCTCGGCTTGACATTCGGCTACGGAATCAATGCGTCGGTGTTGATCGGGTCACTGCTCGCGTCCCATACCCTGCTGGGCTTTCCAATCATTGACAAATTAGGACTGCTGCGCCAGCCGTTCGCGCTGACCACGATCGGGGCGACCATTTTTACCGATATCGCAGCCCTGTTGGTGTTGGCGGTATGCCTCTCCGTGCACATGAGCGGGGTTCTCGATTGGGGTGCGCTGTTCGGGTTATTCGGCTCTCTGGCCGTCTATAGCGTCTTCGTCATGGGGGCCATTCCCCGAATCGGCAATTACTATTTTCGCATCCACCATGCGGATGAAATAGGACAGTTCCAATTTATTCTGGCGGTCATAGTCATCTGCGCCGTCGGAGCGAAATTGATCGGCCTGGAAGACATCGTCGGGGCGTTTCTCTGCGGCATTGCGGTCAATCAGGTGCTCCACCACGGCGCCGCGCGGGAAAAGATTGAGTTCCTCGGGAAGGGTCTGTTCATTCCCGCCTTTCTGATGGCCGTTGGCGCGACCTTGGATCTTCCTGCATTTTTTCGGACTTTCTCCACCGGCCTGTCGTTCGTGATCGGGATCATTATCGTATTGTGCTTGGGCAAATTCGCGGCGGCATACCTCACGGGTTGGGTCTATCGGTACGGTCGAGCTGAACGGCTGTCGATGTGGGCGCTCTCGCTTCCTCAACTCGCCGCGACACTCGCCGCGACTGTGACTGCGTATAATTCCATCAATGCCGCCGGCGAACGATTGATCGGCGAGCAGGTTGTCAATGCCGTCATCGTGCTGATGGTCCTCACCGCCACGCTCGGACCGGTGCTGACGGAATGGTTCGGGCGGCAGGTCCCTCGAGATTCGGTGTCTGATTCGTCTCCGAGCCGAACGTAG
- a CDS encoding YciI family protein, with protein MKYVCFGYLDAEQWGRLSPEEQQAMIDRCFTYDETLKRNGNWVYGDGLQGPDSTVSLQYQKGKVAVTDGPYAETKEILGGLLIIEALDSNHAVQLISNHPGLRMGRWEIRPALDLTPMIQESERRRGIVR; from the coding sequence ATGAAATATGTGTGCTTCGGCTACTTGGATGCGGAACAATGGGGGAGGTTGTCCCCAGAGGAACAGCAGGCCATGATCGATCGCTGTTTCACCTATGACGAGACGCTCAAACGTAATGGGAATTGGGTCTATGGAGATGGCCTTCAGGGGCCGGACAGCACGGTGAGCCTGCAGTATCAGAAAGGAAAAGTGGCCGTAACCGACGGTCCCTATGCAGAAACAAAGGAGATTCTTGGCGGACTGCTCATCATCGAAGCCTTGGACTCGAATCATGCGGTCCAGCTGATCTCGAATCATCCCGGTCTCCGGATGGGCCGGTGGGAAATCCGTCCGGCACTCGATCTCACGCCGATGATTCAGGAGAGTGAACGGCGTCGGGGCATCGTCCGTTAA
- a CDS encoding glycosyltransferase family 2 protein gives MNPLVSVVIPTYNRGWCIERTLESVFAQTHKNIEVIVVDDASTDDTAERLAPFLDKITYIRHSTNQGIALQAEGGPARNTGIGRATGDYLAFLDGDDLWEPDKLAVQVQAAARFPQAGLIVADGFPFSHEDGTILRSSLLHDYGDDFCGSLPEGAVVEADLYHRLLRGCVIDTPSQVMVPSKVLQTVGNFAQHRADDYDFYIRLAAQFKVVLIKKHLVKYRVHTGNVSGPVAMQFFQFTQPNLLIRKKHLKVCRPEVRPLVKQQIKEGLVTAAEKARDEGLRGQRRWASRFLWRLLMKNPFEPGSLYVALSLVGLWTPGWVLATFRPVTRRMLRHLE, from the coding sequence ATGAATCCGTTGGTCAGTGTGGTCATCCCAACCTACAATCGCGGATGGTGCATTGAAAGAACGCTCGAGTCTGTTTTCGCGCAGACACACAAGAACATCGAAGTGATTGTCGTCGATGACGCTTCAACCGACGATACCGCTGAACGACTCGCCCCGTTTCTCGACAAAATCACCTACATTCGTCATTCCACCAACCAAGGCATTGCCTTGCAAGCCGAGGGAGGCCCCGCCCGCAACACCGGCATTGGCCGGGCGACCGGCGACTACCTTGCCTTTCTCGACGGCGACGACCTCTGGGAGCCGGATAAACTCGCCGTGCAAGTGCAAGCCGCCGCGCGTTTTCCCCAGGCCGGTCTCATCGTGGCGGACGGATTTCCATTTTCCCATGAGGACGGCACGATTCTCCGTTCGTCACTGTTACACGACTACGGCGATGACTTCTGCGGCTCGCTTCCTGAGGGCGCGGTCGTCGAAGCGGACCTATACCACCGCCTGCTTCGAGGCTGCGTCATCGATACGCCCTCACAAGTCATGGTGCCGTCGAAGGTTCTCCAAACGGTCGGGAACTTTGCGCAGCATCGGGCGGACGACTACGATTTTTACATACGGCTCGCAGCGCAATTCAAAGTGGTCCTGATCAAGAAACATCTGGTCAAGTACCGGGTGCATACGGGTAACGTCTCGGGGCCTGTGGCCATGCAGTTCTTTCAGTTTACGCAACCCAATCTGTTGATCAGAAAAAAACATCTCAAAGTCTGTCGCCCGGAAGTTCGTCCACTCGTCAAACAGCAAATCAAAGAAGGTCTGGTGACCGCGGCGGAAAAGGCCCGCGACGAGGGATTGCGGGGACAGAGGCGCTGGGCATCCCGCTTCCTGTGGCGTCTCTTGATGAAGAACCCGTTCGAACCCGGCTCCCTCTACGTCGCCCTTTCATTGGTAGGCCTCTGGACTCCCGGATGGGTCTTGGCCACGTTTCGGCCGGTCACCCGAAGAATGCTCCGCCATCTGGAGTAA
- a CDS encoding SRPBCC family protein yields the protein MANIMHKIGIKAPLFKVYAALSTVEGIAGWWTKDTSSSSKVGEQIRVRFLSTAGKEIGSMAMDVVALEPNRKVQWRLTAGPEEWLDTEVIFNLSQDGDYTIVLFGHNNWREANEFTAHCSMKWATFLLSLRELVETGKGKPSPNDTKIDNWN from the coding sequence ATGGCGAACATCATGCACAAGATTGGAATCAAGGCGCCTCTTTTCAAGGTGTATGCGGCGCTGTCGACGGTTGAGGGCATCGCCGGTTGGTGGACCAAGGACACCTCCAGCTCCTCGAAGGTCGGAGAACAAATCAGAGTCCGGTTCCTTTCCACTGCGGGAAAGGAAATAGGCAGCATGGCTATGGACGTCGTCGCGCTGGAGCCGAACAGGAAAGTGCAATGGCGCCTTACGGCAGGGCCGGAAGAATGGCTGGACACTGAAGTGATCTTCAATCTGTCCCAGGACGGTGACTATACCATCGTGCTCTTCGGCCATAACAATTGGCGCGAGGCGAATGAGTTCACCGCCCATTGCAGCATGAAATGGGCGACGTTCCTGTTGAGTCTCAGGGAGCTCGTTGAGACCGGCAAGGGCAAACCGTCTCCGAATGACACGAAGATCGACAATTGGAATTAA
- a CDS encoding serine hydrolase domain-containing protein, translated as MDARLAQVLQAYIEPPACRVRDVAVSFAYRNGTDKELHAGILRQAGQSASHSIHVDSRYSVQSITKSLTAAAVLRLVHSGLLTLDSPLARWLPDVPHAARITLRQCLQHTSGLPDYGAVPEYHQAVNAQAAPWSFAEFLERTHAERLLFEPGQGWRYSNIGYMVVRRLVETVCGESFAEIISKKVCQPLGLQHTFVIGDREGFQALVPAYSVSMSPDGLPVDVRSRYDPGWVATGVVASTASDLVRFFDKLLAGDLLPGVLLEEMRRVVHVGTPSSQRWVMPSYGLGLMADPQSPYGILYGHNGGGPGYTSTALHVLTPAGQSVTVAVLSNTENFYEVELMAFTLIDQLTRGRLKT; from the coding sequence ATGGATGCGAGGCTAGCGCAAGTCCTGCAGGCCTATATCGAGCCTCCAGCCTGTCGAGTCCGGGACGTGGCGGTGTCGTTCGCCTATCGGAACGGCACTGACAAGGAACTCCACGCCGGTATTCTGAGACAAGCCGGTCAATCCGCGTCACATTCCATTCACGTCGACTCGCGCTATTCGGTCCAAAGCATCACAAAAAGCCTGACGGCCGCCGCGGTTCTACGCCTCGTGCACTCGGGCCTGCTCACGTTGGACAGTCCGCTGGCTCGATGGCTGCCGGATGTACCCCACGCCGCCCGCATCACTCTACGACAATGCCTTCAACATACCAGCGGACTCCCCGACTATGGCGCGGTGCCTGAATACCATCAGGCAGTGAACGCACAAGCAGCGCCGTGGTCATTTGCCGAATTCCTGGAACGAACCCACGCCGAACGATTGCTCTTCGAACCGGGCCAAGGATGGCGCTACTCCAACATCGGCTACATGGTGGTCCGCCGGCTGGTCGAAACCGTATGCGGGGAGAGTTTCGCGGAGATTATCTCGAAGAAAGTCTGTCAGCCTCTCGGTCTGCAGCACACCTTCGTCATCGGGGATCGAGAAGGCTTTCAGGCATTGGTACCGGCGTATAGCGTCTCGATGTCGCCGGATGGACTTCCTGTCGACGTCCGATCGCGGTATGACCCGGGCTGGGTCGCGACCGGCGTCGTCGCCTCGACGGCCTCCGATCTCGTTCGGTTCTTTGACAAGCTGCTTGCGGGCGATCTCTTGCCCGGTGTCTTGCTCGAAGAGATGCGCAGGGTCGTGCACGTCGGCACCCCATCCTCCCAACGATGGGTCATGCCGAGCTATGGGCTCGGTCTCATGGCCGATCCGCAGTCTCCGTACGGGATCCTATATGGTCACAACGGCGGCGGACCCGGGTATACGTCAACGGCCTTGCACGTGCTGACGCCGGCAGGACAGTCGGTTACGGTGGCGGTACTCTCCAATACTGAGAACTTCTACGAGGTTGAGCTCATGGCTTTCACGCTGATCGATCAACTCACCCGGGGCCGTCTCAAAACATGA
- a CDS encoding 2OG-Fe(II) oxygenase: MVTIEEVDPGKVLLLHDFLTGDECMSLIRRSESLMYEPGKVADVVLEDVRNNERVLLDDMALALDLFHKAKPFLPHELEGHLLVGLNERWRFYRYRPGQTFKPHRDGAYFRVTSFEESQLTFMIYLNEGMTGGETRFFADMEQAFQGCPYLSVKPKTGMALVFLHQIWHEGAVVGSGQKYVLRTDVMYK; this comes from the coding sequence ATGGTGACTATTGAAGAGGTGGATCCTGGCAAGGTGCTGCTGCTCCATGACTTCCTAACAGGTGATGAATGTATGTCGCTGATCAGGCGCAGCGAGAGCCTTATGTATGAGCCCGGGAAGGTTGCCGATGTCGTGCTGGAGGACGTGCGGAACAACGAGCGTGTTCTGCTGGATGATATGGCCTTGGCATTGGATCTGTTTCATAAGGCCAAACCATTTCTGCCGCATGAATTAGAAGGTCATCTGCTTGTCGGATTGAACGAACGGTGGCGGTTTTACCGGTATAGGCCGGGACAAACCTTCAAACCGCATCGCGATGGAGCGTACTTTCGAGTGACGAGTTTTGAAGAAAGCCAGCTGACGTTCATGATTTATCTCAATGAGGGAATGACAGGCGGAGAAACGCGATTCTTTGCCGATATGGAGCAAGCCTTTCAGGGATGTCCCTATCTGTCAGTCAAGCCGAAGACCGGAATGGCACTCGTGTTCCTGCACCAGATTTGGCACGAGGGTGCAGTCGTGGGCAGCGGACAGAAGTATGTGCTGCGCACGGATGTCATGTACAAGTAA